One segment of Halomonas sp. TD01 DNA contains the following:
- the fabI gene encoding enoyl-ACP reductase FabI, translating into MLNPFSMQGKVGIVAGLANQDSIAFGCAQALHHAGAECLVTYASPNAEKFVTPLVGDMGEPELMLCDVQHDDQLDALFARARKRWGRLDFVVHSIAYAPLNDLHGRVVDCSKEGFALAMDISCHSFIRMAKHAEPLMKEGGSLFNMTYYGAEKVVDNYNLMGPVKAALESATRYMAAELGPQGIRVHAVSPGAIRTRAASGLKAFDELAYDGETRSPLRRLASVQDVGNAVVYLASDAGASLTGLTHYVDGGHHLRF; encoded by the coding sequence GTGCTGAATCCTTTTTCCATGCAAGGCAAGGTCGGGATTGTCGCAGGCCTTGCTAATCAAGACAGTATTGCTTTTGGCTGTGCCCAGGCGCTGCATCACGCCGGTGCTGAGTGTTTAGTGACCTACGCCTCTCCTAATGCCGAAAAGTTTGTGACACCGCTGGTAGGCGACATGGGAGAGCCGGAACTAATGCTGTGCGATGTGCAACACGATGATCAGTTGGATGCGTTATTCGCTCGTGCGCGCAAGCGCTGGGGCCGGCTAGACTTTGTTGTTCATTCGATTGCCTATGCCCCCCTTAATGACTTACATGGACGAGTGGTTGACTGCTCCAAAGAGGGGTTTGCGCTTGCCATGGATATCTCCTGTCACTCTTTTATCCGCATGGCCAAGCATGCCGAGCCGTTGATGAAAGAGGGCGGATCTCTGTTCAACATGACGTACTACGGAGCCGAAAAGGTAGTCGATAACTACAACTTAATGGGCCCCGTGAAAGCCGCATTGGAATCTGCCACGCGCTATATGGCTGCCGAGCTTGGTCCGCAGGGCATCCGTGTTCATGCAGTGTCGCCGGGTGCTATTCGCACACGGGCAGCGTCTGGACTTAAAGCGTTTGATGAATTGGCCTACGATGGCGAAACACGCTCACCACTACGCCGTCTTGCCAGTGTGCAGGATGTCGGCAATGCAGTCGTTTATCTCGCCTCTGATGCTGGAGCATCACTGACGGGATTAACCCACTACGTAGATGGAGGTCATCACCTTCGTTTCTAA
- a CDS encoding GntP family permease, translating into MGMLAIVISLMLLMFFAYRGISVLLLAPLMASLAVLLSGDVAFLLPIYTDTFMKALGNYVIQFFPLFLLGALFGQLMADSGAAQSISNGIVKRLGTHHVVLTVVIACAVLTYGGVSLFVVAFAIYPISRELFRQANVPKRLIPASIALGSFTFTMTALPGTPSIQNAIPIPYFGTNSFAAPGLGVIAGLIMLGLGIFYLQSRVKKAAACGEGYGAHTEREAETTNNADIAPTMALPIALIPLVMVIGLNALFTYGVFPAMDLSFISDAFENVTPSRQTGLWAILIALLSASAWLIITRWRHWQDLKATVNQGCLGSLLPIFNTASEVGYGAVIATLAGFAIIRDAVLNVSPGNPLISEAMAMSVLAGITGSSSGGLSIALQTLGSEYLAMAEQAGISPELMHRVATLAAGGMDTLPHSGAVITLLAICGLTHRQSYANVAMVTIVLPIAALLSVIFLGTMFGSF; encoded by the coding sequence ATGGGCATGCTAGCGATCGTTATTTCCTTAATGCTGCTGATGTTTTTCGCCTACCGCGGCATCTCCGTTTTGCTGCTTGCCCCGCTCATGGCATCACTGGCGGTATTGTTATCAGGCGATGTGGCTTTTCTGTTACCGATCTATACCGATACCTTCATGAAAGCGCTGGGGAACTACGTTATTCAGTTCTTTCCGTTATTTCTACTAGGGGCTCTGTTTGGCCAATTAATGGCCGATTCGGGAGCGGCGCAGTCAATCTCAAATGGCATCGTTAAACGGCTCGGCACCCACCACGTGGTGCTAACTGTCGTTATTGCATGTGCTGTACTGACCTATGGCGGCGTATCCCTATTTGTCGTCGCCTTCGCTATTTATCCCATCAGCCGTGAGTTATTTCGCCAGGCGAATGTGCCTAAGCGCTTAATACCCGCGTCTATTGCGCTGGGATCTTTCACGTTTACCATGACAGCACTACCCGGCACCCCCTCTATCCAAAATGCCATTCCCATTCCTTACTTTGGTACGAACAGCTTCGCAGCACCGGGATTAGGAGTTATTGCAGGACTGATTATGTTGGGACTAGGCATTTTCTACTTGCAATCACGCGTTAAAAAGGCAGCGGCGTGTGGCGAAGGCTATGGCGCACACACAGAGCGGGAAGCAGAAACAACCAATAATGCTGACATAGCGCCAACCATGGCACTGCCCATTGCGCTGATTCCACTGGTTATGGTGATCGGTCTTAACGCGCTGTTTACTTACGGCGTATTCCCTGCGATGGACCTTAGCTTTATCAGCGACGCCTTTGAAAACGTAACGCCTAGCAGACAAACAGGGCTGTGGGCGATTTTGATTGCACTGCTCAGCGCCTCTGCATGGTTAATTATTACTCGCTGGCGGCACTGGCAGGATCTAAAGGCAACGGTCAACCAAGGGTGCTTAGGCTCGCTTCTGCCCATCTTCAATACCGCCTCTGAAGTGGGTTACGGAGCGGTTATCGCGACCCTGGCAGGATTCGCCATCATTCGTGACGCCGTACTCAACGTCTCTCCAGGTAATCCACTGATATCCGAAGCCATGGCCATGAGCGTACTCGCAGGTATTACAGGGTCTTCATCGGGCGGACTTTCCATTGCTCTACAGACTCTTGGCAGCGAATATCTGGCAATGGCAGAACAGGCGGGCATCAGCCCAGAGCTCATGCATCGGGTAGCGACCCTTGCAGCAGGCGGTATGGATACGTTACCCCACTCTGGCGCAGTGATTACGCTGCTGGCTATCTGTGGGCTAACCCACCGCCAGTCTTACGCCAATGTGGCAATGGTCACTATTGTGCTGCCTATCGCAGCACTACTCAGTGTGATTTTCCTCGGCACGATGTTTGGCAGCTTCTAA
- a CDS encoding acetate/propionate family kinase: MQEILVLNSGSSSVKFALYHINAEDAAGGSPEELMLAYSGHFSGLETSQCSVSLEHIEPGQHPYRYGLHTLEALGLTPAINHEEAITKLMAWLEQREGKGTLVAIGHRVVHGGQTYHEAVRLSADDVVRLEKYSSLAPLHQPHGLAPIKLLMAQLPDVPQIACFDTAFHAHQPWVARQFALPQELTAKGLIRYGFHGLSYDYIQRTLPTVLPSDAPRSRVVVAHLGNGASMCAICDGVSVASTMGFTALDGLPMGTRSGALDPGLVLHLISHEGMSVEDVSTLLYKRSGLLGVSGISSDMRELLASDVPEAEEAIELYCYRAAREIASLAGALGGLDQLVFTAGIGEHAAPIRARIVAQCEWMGMQLDEKANKCDAVCVSLPDSRVGVWVIPTDEERVIASDCLALLKKAD, translated from the coding sequence ATGCAGGAAATACTGGTGCTGAACAGTGGTTCTTCCAGCGTCAAATTTGCTCTGTATCATATCAATGCTGAAGACGCTGCCGGTGGATCCCCGGAGGAGTTAATGCTCGCCTACAGCGGCCATTTTTCGGGTTTGGAAACGTCGCAGTGTAGCGTGTCGCTGGAGCATATCGAGCCAGGGCAGCACCCGTATCGCTATGGATTGCATACACTAGAGGCGCTGGGGCTAACTCCGGCAATAAACCATGAAGAGGCCATCACAAAGTTGATGGCATGGCTTGAACAGCGAGAGGGTAAAGGCACGCTGGTCGCCATAGGGCATCGCGTTGTTCACGGCGGCCAAACCTACCATGAAGCGGTTAGGTTAAGCGCTGATGACGTGGTCAGGTTAGAAAAATATTCAAGCTTAGCGCCGCTGCATCAACCCCATGGACTTGCACCTATCAAACTGCTGATGGCGCAGCTGCCAGATGTGCCACAGATCGCATGTTTCGATACTGCGTTTCATGCTCATCAGCCCTGGGTAGCTCGGCAGTTTGCTCTGCCGCAGGAATTGACTGCCAAGGGATTGATACGTTACGGCTTCCACGGCCTTTCCTACGATTATATACAGCGCACGCTGCCCACTGTTTTACCTAGCGATGCACCCCGTTCACGGGTGGTGGTGGCGCATTTAGGTAATGGTGCCAGTATGTGTGCTATCTGCGATGGCGTCAGCGTAGCCTCAACCATGGGGTTTACCGCGCTTGATGGATTGCCGATGGGCACGCGCTCTGGTGCTTTGGACCCAGGGTTGGTGCTCCACCTAATTAGTCATGAAGGAATGAGTGTCGAGGACGTGTCGACGCTCTTATATAAGCGTTCAGGACTGCTTGGTGTCTCCGGGATCAGTAGCGATATGCGCGAGTTGCTTGCAAGTGATGTCCCTGAAGCAGAAGAGGCTATTGAGCTTTACTGCTATCGCGCCGCGCGGGAAATCGCCAGCTTAGCAGGCGCATTGGGCGGGCTAGATCAATTGGTATTTACCGCCGGTATTGGTGAGCATGCAGCACCGATTCGTGCACGTATTGTGGCGCAATGTGAGTGGATGGGCATGCAGCTTGATGAAAAAGCCAATAAATGTGATGCCGTTTGCGTCTCTCTACCGGATAGCCGTGTGGGCGTTTGGGTCATTCCAACAGATGAAGAGCGAGTGATTGCCAGTGATTGCCTAGCGCTTCTCAAGAAAGCGGATTAA
- a CDS encoding MFS transporter — MAISRHSTLFLILLASLVISTAMGLRHGFGLFLEPMSSDFGWGRGVFAFALAVQNLIWGLSQPFTGALADRFGAARIIVVGAVLYVAGLCFMSFSTSALGMTLSAGLLIGLGLSGTTFSVILGAVGRAVAPEKRSMAMGVVSAAGSFGQFAMLPGTLGLIEWLGWSAALLAMGAIATLMIPLGAMLKDRPRPNALGDLSLRDALNEAAGQKGFWLLCLGFFVCGFQVVFIAVHLPGYLFDNGLAVQVGTTVLALVGLFNIVGTYTAGWMGGIWSKPRLLSWLYLIRGAVIAAFIMLPLTTTSAYLFGIAMGLLWLSTVPLTNGIVASVFGVRHLSMLGGIVFLFHQLGSFMGVWLGGYLYDLSGHYDTVWKIAIVLSLVAAGLHWFISEKPLARNIAPQVIS, encoded by the coding sequence ATGGCTATCTCACGACATAGCACACTGTTTTTGATACTGCTGGCAAGCCTGGTTATTTCTACTGCCATGGGGCTTCGCCATGGCTTTGGGCTTTTCCTTGAGCCGATGAGCAGCGACTTCGGCTGGGGGCGCGGCGTGTTTGCATTCGCTCTCGCAGTTCAGAATCTTATCTGGGGCCTCTCACAACCGTTCACCGGTGCGCTGGCTGACCGTTTCGGAGCAGCTAGAATTATTGTCGTGGGGGCCGTTTTATATGTGGCTGGGCTGTGTTTTATGAGCTTTTCCACCAGCGCTCTAGGCATGACACTGAGCGCTGGACTGCTCATTGGTTTAGGCCTATCCGGCACGACATTCTCAGTGATTTTGGGCGCAGTAGGACGTGCGGTAGCCCCTGAAAAACGTAGTATGGCGATGGGCGTTGTGAGTGCTGCTGGCTCTTTTGGGCAGTTTGCAATGCTACCCGGCACACTAGGGCTGATTGAATGGCTTGGCTGGTCAGCAGCGCTACTGGCCATGGGTGCCATTGCTACGTTGATGATTCCCCTGGGGGCGATGCTAAAAGACCGTCCAAGGCCTAACGCACTGGGCGACCTAAGCTTGCGCGACGCGCTCAATGAGGCGGCCGGGCAGAAAGGTTTTTGGCTGCTGTGCCTGGGCTTTTTCGTCTGCGGCTTTCAAGTTGTGTTTATTGCGGTCCATCTGCCTGGGTACTTATTCGACAATGGGCTCGCCGTTCAGGTGGGCACTACGGTGCTGGCACTGGTTGGCTTGTTCAATATTGTGGGCACCTATACTGCGGGGTGGATGGGTGGAATTTGGTCGAAACCGCGCCTGCTTAGCTGGTTATACTTGATTCGTGGCGCGGTAATTGCCGCCTTTATCATGTTGCCACTGACAACTACCAGCGCTTATTTATTCGGTATCGCTATGGGCCTACTGTGGCTTTCAACCGTGCCGTTAACCAACGGTATTGTGGCGTCTGTGTTTGGTGTTCGCCATTTATCCATGCTGGGCGGCATTGTGTTTTTATTTCATCAGCTAGGATCATTTATGGGGGTCTGGCTTGGAGGCTACCTCTATGATCTTTCGGGTCATTACGACACTGTCTGGAAAATTGCCATTGTGCTCTCATTGGTCGCCGCTGGCCTGCACTGGTTTATTAGCGAAAAGCCATTGGCACGAAACATTGCTCCTCAGGTGATCTCATGA
- a CDS encoding potassium channel family protein → MIIPYPEHVAVVITTVIVVVLAVLLHYESLWLISRQIERSKKPHRQRILGMAFGVLLTHIVEIWLFGVTGWWLTELLGIGALEGYESFNVLDYIFFTAVTYTTVGYGDIYATGPVRFLYGTLALTGFVLITWSASFTFIEMQKHWRVGR, encoded by the coding sequence TTGATCATTCCATATCCCGAGCACGTGGCTGTCGTAATAACTACCGTTATCGTTGTTGTTCTGGCGGTGCTGCTTCACTATGAATCGTTGTGGTTAATATCACGACAAATTGAGCGTTCAAAGAAACCACATCGCCAGCGTATTCTTGGTATGGCATTTGGCGTTTTATTGACGCACATTGTTGAGATTTGGCTGTTTGGCGTAACCGGCTGGTGGTTAACTGAGCTCCTTGGCATAGGTGCATTAGAAGGTTATGAGAGCTTTAATGTTCTAGATTATATATTCTTCACTGCTGTCACCTACACCACCGTTGGCTATGGCGATATTTATGCAACGGGGCCAGTCCGGTTTTTATATGGAACTCTAGCATTAACAGGCTTTGTTCTGATTACCTGGTCGGCATCGTTCACTTTTATTGAGATGCAAAAACATTGGCGAGTGGGAAGATAA
- a CDS encoding Na+/H+ antiporter family protein, which translates to MNAVILAVLVMVALSLARVSVVFALVVGALVGGLVGGLSLDETLSAFNDGVGGGAQVALAYATLGAFAVAISRSGLPDMLANRLITMLGKESTAAHQARVKVFLLVAVLLVAISSQNAIPVHIAFIPVLIPPLLVVMNRLQLDRRAVACALTFGLTAPYMLLPVGFGAIFLNDILLANLNSAGESLGLEITRGMVPMAMAIPVGGMAIGLLVALFFSYRGQREYTNKDLVATNAHQGHTPAKPHTFGLVMSGVAIVAALGLQLYTGSMIVGGLVGIGLLSLGGIFKWREADDLFTSGMRMMALIGFIMISAAGFAEVMKATGDIELLVAGAFELFGDNRGVAALVMLLVGLFITLGIGSSFSTIPIIAAIFVPLAVQFGFSPMATVVLVGTAAALGDAGSPASDSTLGPTSGLNVDGQHDHMWDSVVPTFLHYNIPLIAFGWLAAMSL; encoded by the coding sequence ATGAACGCGGTAATTCTTGCTGTGCTAGTCATGGTGGCGCTTTCGCTTGCTCGGGTATCCGTGGTGTTTGCACTCGTTGTAGGTGCGCTGGTTGGGGGCTTGGTGGGCGGCCTATCACTGGATGAAACCCTCAGTGCTTTTAATGATGGTGTTGGCGGGGGCGCGCAAGTAGCGCTTGCTTATGCCACGCTAGGGGCTTTTGCGGTGGCTATATCTCGCTCGGGGCTTCCCGATATGCTGGCCAATCGCTTGATTACTATGCTGGGGAAAGAGTCTACCGCAGCGCATCAAGCACGGGTAAAGGTGTTTTTGCTCGTTGCAGTGCTCTTGGTGGCTATTTCATCGCAAAACGCCATTCCGGTGCATATTGCGTTTATCCCGGTGCTGATCCCACCATTGTTAGTGGTAATGAATCGTCTCCAGCTTGATCGCCGCGCAGTGGCGTGTGCGCTAACCTTTGGGTTAACCGCTCCGTATATGCTGCTCCCCGTGGGGTTTGGCGCTATCTTCTTGAATGATATTCTGCTGGCGAATTTAAATAGCGCGGGCGAGTCACTGGGGCTGGAAATTACTCGAGGCATGGTGCCCATGGCAATGGCTATTCCCGTAGGTGGGATGGCGATTGGCTTACTGGTAGCGCTATTTTTCAGCTACCGCGGGCAGCGCGAATATACCAATAAAGATCTAGTGGCGACTAACGCACATCAAGGGCACACGCCTGCAAAGCCTCATACGTTCGGGCTTGTAATGTCGGGTGTGGCTATTGTGGCGGCGTTGGGTTTGCAGCTATATACCGGCTCAATGATTGTTGGTGGTCTAGTGGGGATTGGTTTGCTTTCGCTGGGCGGCATTTTTAAATGGCGTGAAGCGGATGATCTTTTTACCAGCGGCATGCGCATGATGGCACTGATTGGTTTCATTATGATTTCAGCGGCTGGCTTTGCAGAAGTAATGAAAGCGACCGGGGATATCGAGTTGCTAGTGGCAGGCGCGTTTGAACTATTTGGTGATAACCGGGGGGTAGCGGCGCTTGTCATGCTGCTAGTGGGTTTGTTTATTACCCTGGGTATTGGTTCATCATTTTCAACCATTCCCATTATTGCAGCAATTTTTGTACCGCTGGCGGTGCAGTTTGGCTTCTCGCCAATGGCAACTGTCGTACTCGTTGGTACGGCGGCTGCACTGGGCGATGCGGGATCGCCAGCGTCTGATTCCACACTGGGGCCAACCTCTGGCCTAAATGTTGATGGCCAGCATGATCATATGTGGGACAGCGTGGTGCCTACCTTCCTGCACTACAATATACCGCTGATTGCTTTTGGGTGGCTGGCAGCGATGTCGCTTTAA
- a CDS encoding bifunctional enoyl-CoA hydratase/phosphate acetyltransferase translates to MSVNDANDLIENRTYDEITVGDEAHLEKRLTMEDIKLFAVMSGDVNPSHVDSDFAKSSRFQEVIAHGMWGGALISTVLGTQLPGPGTVYLKQSLQFKAPVRLGDVLRVSVRAIEKDDQRHRIIFACRCENQRGDTVIEGEASVLAPIKKIQRPRTLLPKVRLTERGRLHEILTAADHPEPMPTAVVHPVDQSAICGAVESAAQGLIIPVLVGPKRKIQLAAEKAEVDISAFELVDVPHSHAAAEQAVALARQGRVGALMKGALHTDELLREVLKRDTGLRTERCLSHVMAFDVPTYPRPLLITDAAINIYPKLAEKRDIVQNAIELAHALGNDNPRVAILSAVETVNPKITSTIDAAALCKMAERGQITGGTLDGPLAFDNAVSEAAARTKGIVSPVAGRADILLAPDLEAANMLMKQLTHLADATGAGVVVGARVPIMLTSRADDALTRMASSALALLLAEYQRRGSVLSSPSGA, encoded by the coding sequence ATGTCGGTCAATGACGCGAATGATCTGATTGAAAATCGCACCTATGATGAAATAACGGTCGGTGATGAAGCCCACCTAGAAAAACGCCTGACCATGGAGGACATCAAGTTGTTTGCCGTGATGTCAGGAGACGTTAATCCGTCACACGTCGATAGCGACTTTGCCAAGAGCAGCCGTTTTCAAGAAGTGATTGCTCATGGCATGTGGGGCGGAGCGCTGATATCTACGGTGCTGGGGACGCAGTTGCCTGGGCCGGGTACGGTCTATCTTAAGCAGTCGCTGCAGTTCAAAGCACCGGTAAGGCTGGGGGATGTACTGCGGGTGTCCGTGCGGGCTATCGAAAAAGATGACCAGCGCCACCGAATTATCTTCGCCTGCCGCTGTGAAAATCAACGCGGTGATACGGTCATTGAAGGTGAAGCTAGCGTATTGGCGCCGATTAAGAAAATTCAACGCCCCCGCACGTTGCTGCCCAAAGTGCGTTTAACAGAGCGTGGCAGGTTACATGAAATTCTAACCGCTGCCGATCATCCAGAGCCAATGCCCACCGCGGTAGTTCACCCCGTGGATCAAAGCGCCATTTGTGGGGCGGTTGAATCGGCGGCACAAGGTTTGATTATTCCCGTACTGGTGGGGCCCAAACGGAAAATACAGCTCGCTGCTGAAAAAGCCGAGGTGGATATCAGCGCATTCGAGCTGGTGGATGTTCCCCACAGCCACGCGGCTGCTGAACAAGCGGTGGCATTAGCACGTCAGGGGCGCGTAGGTGCGTTGATGAAAGGCGCGCTGCACACCGATGAGCTTTTACGTGAAGTGCTTAAGCGCGACACTGGATTGCGTACCGAGCGGTGTCTTAGTCATGTGATGGCCTTTGATGTGCCAACCTACCCGCGGCCATTATTGATTACGGATGCGGCTATCAATATCTACCCTAAGCTAGCTGAAAAGCGCGATATTGTTCAAAACGCGATTGAGTTGGCTCATGCATTAGGTAACGACAATCCCCGCGTGGCGATTCTCTCCGCTGTCGAGACCGTCAATCCCAAAATCACCTCCACGATTGATGCGGCGGCCCTGTGTAAGATGGCTGAGCGTGGCCAGATTACCGGCGGCACGCTAGATGGTCCGCTGGCTTTCGATAATGCCGTCTCAGAAGCGGCGGCCAGAACCAAAGGCATCGTTTCGCCAGTGGCAGGGCGCGCCGATATTCTACTTGCACCAGATCTTGAAGCGGCCAATATGTTGATGAAGCAGCTTACTCATCTGGCGGATGCTACGGGGGCGGGCGTTGTCGTGGGCGCTAGGGTACCGATCATGCTGACAAGCCGCGCGGATGATGCATTGACGCGCATGGCATCCAGTGCATTAGCGTTACTGCTTGCCGAATATCAGCGTCGGGGCAGTGTACTGAGCAGCCCTTCAGGAGCATAA
- a CDS encoding cation:proton antiporter domain-containing protein gives MFEVLILSFAFIFGIIARQFSLPPLVGFLVAGFALNAFGPSVGLPSEAGPLLEHLAHLGVLLLLFTIGLKLNIRSLAEPVVLGSAFIHLIITSLFFTISFVVFLSLPMDKAILLAIALSFSSTVLAAKVLEAKRELRALHGRIAIGILIIQDLVAIAVLSFYSGQSPSPWALLVFLLPLFRPLLYWFMSVAQHDELLVLFGAVLAIAVGGMGFEAVGLSSEVGALVMGLLLAKHPRAQELSKALWGVKEILLISFFLQIGMAGLPDTDALIFAGVLAIVLPLKGLLFFALLIAFRIRARNAFLGGLSLTAYSEFGLIVASGILEEWLVPLAIAVALSFVIAAPLNRLAHGLFDRWENKLLRFERNTYHPDEQPVNLGGATVLVLGMGRTGSAAYDFFKEKGLSVAGVDSDPTKAENERHVSYGDIEDVGFWHQLDIAGLKAITLATPDLESKLIAARELRKAGFTGQLFAGINFQDEAAPLHEAGVNQTYLLMTGAGIGIAEKAWESLQSNP, from the coding sequence ATGTTTGAAGTGTTAATTTTATCATTTGCTTTTATCTTTGGGATTATTGCCCGCCAGTTCAGCTTACCACCTCTGGTGGGATTTTTGGTCGCTGGCTTTGCACTCAACGCTTTTGGCCCCAGTGTGGGCCTCCCTAGTGAAGCAGGGCCGCTGCTGGAGCATCTTGCCCATTTAGGCGTTTTATTGCTGCTTTTCACTATCGGCCTAAAATTAAATATAAGGAGCCTTGCTGAGCCAGTCGTGTTAGGCAGTGCTTTCATACATCTAATCATTACTTCCTTATTTTTTACTATTAGCTTTGTCGTCTTCTTATCACTACCTATGGACAAAGCAATACTACTTGCCATCGCTCTCTCATTTTCAAGCACTGTCCTGGCCGCTAAAGTGCTTGAAGCTAAGCGAGAACTTCGGGCGCTCCACGGCCGGATCGCCATTGGCATTCTGATTATTCAGGACTTGGTCGCTATAGCTGTTCTAAGTTTCTATAGTGGTCAGTCACCTAGCCCATGGGCATTACTGGTATTTTTACTACCACTATTTAGACCTCTCCTTTATTGGTTCATGAGCGTTGCACAACATGATGAGCTGCTCGTCCTTTTTGGCGCTGTATTAGCAATTGCTGTTGGTGGTATGGGTTTTGAAGCAGTAGGTCTAAGCTCAGAAGTAGGTGCCTTAGTAATGGGGCTCTTGCTTGCAAAACACCCTCGCGCTCAAGAGCTTTCCAAAGCTTTATGGGGAGTGAAAGAAATACTACTAATCAGCTTCTTCTTACAAATAGGGATGGCTGGTTTGCCTGACACTGATGCGTTAATTTTTGCCGGTGTACTCGCCATTGTCTTACCCTTAAAAGGGCTGTTATTTTTTGCGCTCTTAATTGCATTCCGTATTCGAGCGCGCAACGCTTTTTTGGGCGGTTTAAGCCTCACCGCCTACAGTGAGTTTGGCCTAATCGTTGCTTCCGGTATTTTAGAGGAGTGGCTGGTGCCACTTGCAATCGCTGTTGCGTTGTCTTTTGTCATTGCAGCACCGCTGAACCGCTTGGCCCACGGGCTATTTGACCGCTGGGAAAACAAACTATTACGTTTTGAGCGTAATACTTACCATCCCGATGAACAGCCCGTAAACTTGGGCGGCGCTACCGTACTGGTACTGGGTATGGGGCGAACTGGAAGTGCTGCCTATGATTTTTTTAAGGAGAAGGGGCTGTCAGTTGCAGGCGTTGATTCTGATCCAACCAAAGCAGAGAACGAACGTCACGTTTCTTATGGCGATATAGAAGACGTAGGCTTCTGGCATCAACTAGATATTGCCGGACTCAAGGCAATAACATTAGCGACACCAGATCTGGAAAGTAAATTAATTGCAGCCCGAGAGCTACGTAAAGCAGGTTTTACAGGACAACTTTTTGCTGGCATAAATTTTCAAGATGAAGCCGCCCCACTACATGAAGCAGGGGTCAATCAAACTTACCTACTAATGACTGGTGCAGGCATTGGTATCGCGGAAAAAGCGTGGGAAAGCCTTCAATCTAATCCTTGA
- a CDS encoding RNA methyltransferase, producing MLSNIRIVLVQTFHPGNIGATARAMKTMGLSELLLVNPRAFPDEEATRMAAGATDVLENARCVSSLDEAVSDCVQVVGASARLRSLPLPHFDEPDDMAQQVIENAAQAPVALIFGRERSGLTNDEIRCCTHQVSIPANPEYGILNLSQAVQILAYEVHRAWRKRDDNQFMYQRPTEATPPSREQFVHFQEHLGRLMQQSGFLTQPHARTEEQLQALFSRAQPNRKELSLLRGLLSAFESHLPRQ from the coding sequence GTGCTTTCCAATATCCGTATCGTACTGGTGCAAACCTTCCACCCTGGGAACATTGGTGCCACTGCTCGCGCCATGAAAACCATGGGCTTATCTGAGCTCTTATTGGTTAATCCACGCGCGTTCCCCGATGAAGAAGCAACGCGCATGGCCGCAGGCGCAACAGATGTGCTTGAAAATGCTCGCTGTGTAAGCAGCCTTGATGAGGCGGTTAGTGATTGCGTTCAAGTGGTGGGCGCCAGCGCAAGGCTCCGCAGCTTGCCACTCCCTCATTTCGATGAACCTGATGACATGGCGCAGCAGGTGATTGAGAACGCCGCACAAGCGCCGGTTGCATTAATATTCGGGCGTGAACGTTCAGGTCTCACCAACGACGAAATACGCTGCTGCACGCATCAGGTCAGCATCCCTGCCAACCCTGAATACGGTATTTTAAACCTCTCACAGGCCGTACAGATTTTAGCCTACGAAGTACACCGTGCTTGGCGAAAGCGCGATGATAACCAGTTTATGTACCAACGGCCGACTGAAGCCACACCGCCTAGCCGTGAGCAATTTGTGCACTTCCAAGAGCACCTTGGGCGGTTGATGCAGCAAAGTGGCTTTCTTACCCAGCCCCATGCCCGCACTGAAGAACAACTTCAGGCGTTGTTTTCCCGTGCTCAGCCCAACCGTAAGGAACTCTCCTTACTCCGCGGCCTACTGAGCGCTTTCGAGTCGCACCTGCCTAGGCAATAA